A DNA window from Microcystis aeruginosa NIES-843 contains the following coding sequences:
- a CDS encoding DUF4278 domain-containing protein — translation MKLTYRSIAYDKNPTATVASSPLILGYRGVPYLKNRGVVQTIQKQVAVTYRGQAYNITQSLASLPM, via the coding sequence ATGAAATTAACCTATCGCAGCATTGCTTACGACAAAAATCCCACTGCCACCGTTGCTTCCAGTCCGCTGATTTTAGGCTATCGTGGTGTTCCCTATTTAAAAAACCGTGGTGTCGTTCAAACCATTCAGAAACAGGTAGCCGTTACCTATCGCGGTCAAGCCTATAATATCACTCAGTCTTTAGCTTCTTTGCCCATGTAA
- a CDS encoding PhoX family protein produces the protein MSISRRNFLTFLTATAGVSFFSLQEKKSSSLISSPAIAANSFGLNFAAVKLPIPLKIDGMSDESQKSAYQTYKVLDDLVLPQGFTYDVLAQWGDAVGDSRFGYNNDYLSFIETSPGQGYLTVNFEYISGRTWLQTFEQVIGKTLPVKEVREKTNEKGEIAAYHLQDASLKAKIEEISLEGLIDQGIGVISLAKDQTGKWQRTYSKADRRITGISGLKDGHYLKTTGPAVAIFTKTDKLGYDDGLGAKIIGTLQNCAGGTTPWGTVFSAEENFQDQVTEVVLKDGSSLHPDTTPFILNSSEVDGRGNVFGLAGNKYGWMVEVDPANPDDYGTKHTWLGRFRHEAVAFLPRTGQPLAVYSGCDRRGGHIYKFVSEGKISDIKQKNNSKLLEKGMLYGAKFNADKTGYWIPLNPDTEINPVLPSQIAASRGDGVVALPNPERTVNDTKLLLFKDDEEILAYKAKYKTLADLYEGNRTEKQGAILIDAHFAANAVGVTCTGRPEDTEVDENGTLYMTFTSGSPSEAEGGADKEIFKGPNGEIPYEFGWIISLREDNNDAASLSFRWDVVAYGGEPTEKGEGFSNPDNLAFDKQGNLWMVSDISTGGLNREMKTRYPQGVPVSQRDLLGIFGNNSAWVFAKGQEHPYPFAIAPMDAELTGLYFTPDQETLFLAVQHPGEAGGIRRDLAFENRKFALKTTNGQEFEQIRQVPLGSNWPSGQVNQPPRPAVVAIRRIESKSG, from the coding sequence ATGAGTATTTCTCGCCGTAATTTCCTCACCTTTTTAACTGCCACTGCTGGTGTCTCTTTTTTCAGTCTGCAAGAGAAAAAATCTTCCTCTCTGATCAGCAGTCCTGCGATCGCTGCCAATAGTTTCGGGTTAAACTTTGCTGCAGTCAAACTGCCGATTCCCTTAAAAATTGACGGCATGAGCGATGAAAGCCAAAAAAGTGCCTATCAAACCTATAAAGTCCTAGATGATCTCGTTCTTCCGCAAGGATTCACCTATGATGTGCTGGCCCAGTGGGGGGATGCAGTGGGTGATTCCCGTTTCGGTTATAACAATGATTATCTATCTTTTATCGAAACCAGTCCGGGTCAAGGTTATCTAACCGTTAATTTTGAATATATCAGTGGTCGTACTTGGCTACAAACCTTTGAACAAGTGATCGGTAAAACCCTACCCGTCAAGGAAGTACGGGAAAAAACGAATGAAAAGGGTGAAATTGCCGCCTATCACCTGCAAGATGCCAGCTTAAAGGCAAAAATCGAGGAAATATCCCTAGAAGGCTTAATTGATCAGGGAATTGGCGTAATTTCCCTGGCTAAAGATCAAACGGGAAAATGGCAACGTACCTATAGTAAAGCCGATCGCCGCATTACCGGTATCTCTGGACTAAAGGACGGTCACTACCTGAAAACGACCGGTCCTGCTGTAGCAATTTTTACCAAAACCGATAAACTTGGCTACGATGACGGATTAGGGGCAAAAATTATCGGAACGTTGCAAAATTGCGCCGGGGGAACAACGCCTTGGGGGACTGTATTTAGTGCCGAGGAGAACTTTCAAGACCAAGTGACCGAGGTAGTGTTAAAAGATGGTTCCTCTTTGCATCCCGATACTACCCCCTTTATTCTCAATAGTTCGGAAGTGGATGGCCGGGGTAACGTCTTCGGGTTAGCAGGAAATAAATACGGTTGGATGGTGGAGGTGGATCCGGCCAATCCCGACGATTACGGCACAAAACACACTTGGTTAGGGCGTTTTCGCCATGAAGCGGTCGCTTTTCTCCCTCGGACGGGGCAACCCTTGGCGGTTTATTCAGGTTGCGATCGCAGAGGCGGTCATATCTATAAATTCGTTTCGGAGGGCAAAATTAGCGATATTAAGCAGAAAAATAACTCAAAACTCCTAGAAAAAGGAATGCTCTACGGGGCCAAATTCAACGCCGATAAAACCGGTTATTGGATACCCTTAAATCCCGACACGGAGATAAATCCCGTCCTACCGAGTCAAATTGCCGCTAGTCGCGGGGATGGGGTGGTAGCCTTGCCGAATCCCGAAAGAACGGTCAATGATACTAAATTACTGCTATTTAAGGACGATGAGGAGATTCTGGCCTACAAAGCTAAATATAAGACCCTCGCAGACCTGTATGAAGGTAATAGGACGGAAAAACAGGGGGCAATTCTCATCGATGCTCATTTTGCCGCTAACGCCGTTGGGGTCACTTGTACTGGTCGCCCGGAAGATACGGAAGTGGACGAGAATGGCACTTTATATATGACCTTTACCTCTGGTAGTCCCAGTGAAGCGGAGGGAGGAGCCGATAAGGAAATATTTAAGGGGCCAAATGGCGAAATACCCTACGAATTTGGTTGGATTATCAGCTTAAGGGAAGATAATAACGATGCTGCTTCCTTAAGTTTTCGTTGGGATGTGGTCGCTTATGGAGGGGAACCGACAGAGAAAGGTGAGGGTTTTTCTAATCCCGATAACCTCGCTTTCGATAAACAGGGAAATCTCTGGATGGTTAGCGATATTTCCACGGGTGGGTTAAATCGAGAGATGAAAACTCGTTATCCCCAAGGTGTCCCGGTTAGTCAACGGGATTTATTGGGTATTTTTGGCAATAATAGCGCTTGGGTGTTTGCCAAGGGTCAAGAGCATCCCTATCCTTTTGCTATCGCTCCCATGGATGCGGAATTAACGGGATTGTACTTTACTCCCGACCAAGAGACGTTATTTTTGGCAGTACAACATCCGGGGGAAGCGGGGGGAATTCGTCGGGATTTGGCCTTTGAAAACCGCAAATTTGCCCTTAAAACCACTAATGGGCAGGAATTTGAACAAATACGACAAGTACCCCTAGGGTCGAATTGGCCCAGTGGTCAAGTTAATCAACCTCCCCGGCCGGCAGTGGTGGCGATTCGGCGAATTGAGTCAAAATCTGGATAA
- a CDS encoding potassium channel family protein: protein MQSSLKRIIIGASFFLATVVGATIGYMAYGWSFLDAVYMVIITIFGVGFGEVKPINTPSLRAFTMLVIVCGTTSAVYVVGGFFQMLTEGEINKAFSDRQMNKEMESLENHVIICGFGRIGRILTTKLAKTAQSFIIVDNNPDRIGLAQEKGYLTLNGNATDESILQKAGIDKARVLATVLPDDALNVFITLTARELSPQLYIIARGEYPSTEKKLKLAGADQVVLPATIGAERMAHLITHPAAIDFLQEDEGRRNLNELLADIDLQFEEYSILSDSPFLGQPISQMEVRGQGAFIIVAVRQFDGRVIAHPDHSTILQQGDTVILLGHRGDVPNFARRYALRREMRYRGSSWWDIYPEKS, encoded by the coding sequence ATGCAAAGTTCACTGAAAAGGATTATCATCGGGGCGAGTTTTTTTCTCGCTACGGTAGTCGGAGCAACTATCGGTTATATGGCCTACGGTTGGAGTTTTCTCGATGCCGTTTATATGGTGATAATCACCATATTTGGAGTAGGTTTCGGGGAAGTTAAACCGATTAACACTCCCAGTCTGAGAGCTTTTACCATGTTAGTTATCGTCTGTGGGACCACCTCGGCCGTTTATGTGGTGGGAGGTTTTTTTCAGATGCTCACCGAGGGAGAAATTAACAAAGCTTTTAGCGATCGCCAGATGAATAAAGAGATGGAATCCCTAGAAAATCACGTCATAATCTGCGGTTTTGGGCGTATAGGACGCATTCTAACGACTAAATTGGCAAAAACAGCCCAATCCTTTATTATCGTCGATAATAACCCCGATCGCATTGGATTAGCTCAGGAAAAAGGTTACTTAACTCTTAATGGTAACGCCACCGATGAAAGTATTCTCCAGAAAGCCGGTATCGACAAAGCGCGAGTTTTAGCGACGGTGTTGCCCGATGATGCTTTAAATGTCTTTATCACTTTAACCGCAAGGGAACTCAGTCCGCAACTATACATTATCGCCAGGGGAGAATATCCCAGCACCGAGAAAAAATTAAAACTAGCCGGGGCCGATCAAGTGGTCTTACCTGCTACCATTGGAGCAGAGAGAATGGCCCATTTAATCACCCATCCGGCCGCAATCGATTTTTTACAGGAAGATGAAGGTAGGCGCAATCTCAACGAATTATTAGCCGATATCGACCTGCAATTTGAAGAATACTCGATTTTAAGCGATTCGCCCTTTTTGGGACAACCCATCAGTCAGATGGAAGTGCGGGGACAGGGTGCTTTTATTATCGTTGCTGTCCGTCAATTTGATGGTCGTGTCATCGCCCATCCCGACCATTCCACCATTCTACAGCAAGGCGATACGGTCATTTTATTAGGTCATCGGGGCGATGTTCCTAATTTTGCCCGTCGTTATGCTCTGCGTCGAGAAATGCGCTATCGGGGGTCTTCTTGGTGGGATATTTACCCAGAAAAAAGTTGA